CATAGGGGTCCACAAACACTGTGGTTGTACATATGCGCACTTCCTCCTGGTGGCAGAAAGGCTCGGTGAGCAGGCAAGCAGACGCCCCCCAACAGCACCCAGTGGGCAGTGGTGCTTTGTTCTCCCTAGGCGCATACCTTAGGACGGTCAGTTTTGGGGTCACTCTCCACATTCTCCATAGCTGTCAGCGTGTCAAAGCCCCCAACAACCCTGCAACAGAGGGACACAGCTGGCTGGGTTTCTTGAGTACCCTGAGCAGAGTGGCATCATGGCAGAGTTGAGACATGCCATGAAAAGGGCTAGCAGACAGTGTAGAGCCTCAGAGAGGTCAGATCAGTCACCAGGCAGGACAAGATGTGACATAACAGAGAAGTGAGCAGCACAGCACACCCAGCCAGGTTTGGTGACTAAAGTGTTCCTGGATGAGCCACAGTCCGTGTCTCCATACTTCCTTTCTCCCGGTTTGCTGAGGCAGAGTCTTATATAAggtaggttggctttgaactcactaacTGAAATAGGCCAAGAACTAATAATCCTTAGGTTTCCaactctcaagtgctgagaatacCACTGGACCAAGCTCTTCTCCCACTATAATTGAAGTGTCAGCATGGAATGCAAAAATACCACCTGGGCCTTTCTGGGAAAATTTGCTGACCCCAGATGAGTGGATAAGGAGAAAGAGCAATGTGGTTCCCACTTCCAAAACACTGCCGGGAGAGAAAGTatgaactacagctgcctgcgTGTCTCTTCTCCTTGGCTCCACAGGCCAGGAGAGCCAACTTTCCCCTATAGAAATCCCCACAGTCCTCAGTGGTGATAGGAGGGATAACAGCCAGGTCTGGGGAAAGGCAGTGAAGGCCCACACTGCAACCCAAATATTCACAGCATCTGCTCTTACCGTCCAAAGATGGTATGCTTCTTGTCCAGGTAAGCACAGGACCGGAACGTGATGAAGCTGCGTAAAATACAGGGAGATCAGGAAGCAGCAGACTGTCCCACCAGTGTGCTCTAGACTAGTAATGACTGCTCCTCAATAGAAGCCCTTCCCAGCTTGGAGCTTCCTTGGACCTGTGTACAGCTGCCCATTGCCTGTCTCTGCTAAGGCCCCAGGTAAATCCAAAcctctggttctctgagaaagctAGAGTTTGGCTACCAACCTCCCATGGAGGTAAGCAGGAGAGGCGGGTGGCTTGAACATAGTCATTAGACtatttggaggaaggaaatgggttGAGAGACTCAACCCCATCATGAGCCCTGCCAGAGGCAGAGGACTGAGTCAGGCTTCCAGGGTGAAGTACAGCAGTCCAGAAGTGTGCTGTATGGGAGAAGCCctagactacagactgtaaacaGGTGGGGagcacctgcaatcctagcaggAGGCTGAGCTCAGCCCCGCCTGAGCTACTAGACCTCTCCGAATAAGTCAAATGGAAAGCAGGAAGTATGAGGTCCCTACCCAGAGTGGGCCAACAGGACAGCAGCCTCAGCCTGACAGCCATACCTCCCAGTGAGGCTCAGAAGCTGCAGTGAGCATGCCATACCCAGCAAGCAGGGGCATTTCTGAGACCACCAAGCAACTCCCAAAGACATCAAGCCCACACTATGTATACTTAGTCTCTTAATTTTTGTTACTGCTGTTCAAATAAGGACTCATTTGACTATGCTGGTCTTGACCGCACTATGGAACCAAGGATGACTGAGCTGACTGATTGCCTCCACCTCACAGTGTGTGCCACATGCTCCCATTTCTGCCTGACCTATCCAAAGAGGCCTTTGGTACCTATCTTTAAGTACTACCTGCAGCTCAAAATGCTATTTGACCAGCTGAGTTGGGCTCCTTTGTTGAAGGGACCTAGGCTTAGTCTAGGCGTGCCATACTTTGATTGGATTTGACTTAGGCCCAGCACAATTTTTAGGGAGAACTCTTAGGTCCTTTGAACACCACCCCAGCAGCTGAATAAAAAAAAGCTGGAAATGGACTCACAACTGAGACTTATTGGTGTTGGGCCCTGAATTGGCCATGCTGAGCACCCCACGGCCTGTGTGTGAAAGGTTGGGACGGAACTCATCTTTGAAAGGCTTGCCCCAGTATGACTCTCCACCTAGAACAGAGAGAAGCACAGTCAGTGGTCAGCCACAAGGCCAAGTAGAGAAGCATCAGGGAGCCTGGCCTTCAGGCAGCCTCCTTGATGACTCCTAGAAGCCAGTGCCTTCAATACAAGCTGACACTGCTGTCTCACGTGTGGGCCAGGGCTGAAGGCTTAAAGCTACAAGGCATCATTCCAACACATGGGTCCAAGTCATAGTTGGCCCATGGAGTTGGAGGCTGGGGGAAGATTGTTATGCCCTGTAGGCGCAATGAGGGCACCTTCTTGCATGAAAGAAAGGCATGGCCAGACCTCATGAGAGAACAGGTGGGTTCTGAGAACCTCACCTCCCTGACTTATTACAGTAGGACCCCGAGGCTTAGGAAAGAAGAACTGATGCTGTGGGAAAAGTAAGGGGCATGCCCAAGGTAGGCCAGAAGGCCAGCCACCCCCAAGTCGGAAAGATTACACACCCACAACTTAAAACCCAACTCCCTACCAGGTCCCATAGAACAACCACATTTATTATTCCAACAGAACAGGGCTGGCACCGGCACCTACCTGTGCCTGTACCTGTGGGGTCACCGCCCTGGAtctgcaaaaacaaaacccagtgaGGCTACTGGCTCTGATGATGCCTGTCACCCATACATGACGCCTACTAACTGGACAGCTTCCCATAGGCATGTGCTGCAGTgaggacagggtctctctgacCCAGTGCTTCCTGGATGAGCACTGGAGGGCCACCAGCTATAGGATCCCTGGCACAAGATACACCTGGAGGCCACTTGGCTTGGCCAAACGTGGCCTGGAACGAGGTATCTGGAACAAGGCAGGTATGAGCCTGGCTTGTTTCCTGGATGTTGCCTATGTCATCAAGCATCTCTGGCCACACCAACCTATACCACTCACCACAAAGTTCCTGATGGACCTGTGAAAGATGGTACCATCATAATACTGTTTCTTGCAGAGCCTGATGAAGTTTTCACAGGTTTTTGGTGTCTGCAAAATATCACAACACTATGAGGCATAGTAGTTAGTAGCAGAGGCATAAAACATGTAGACCTTTATCATAGCAGAAAGCTACCTCTCTGTAGGTTTTGGTTCAGTCTAACCTCTAAAAGCTAAGCCACAGTCCAACAGCCATATGACACATGGGGAACAGAGAGTGTCAGGGCCCCATCCTAGGATTTATACATTCACTTACCAAGCAGCCAAGGAGGTATGTTGCTAAAGGGACTCCAGGGAAGTAAGTCAGAGCTTTTGGTTCTCAGGGGGAGTCAGGCAAGACTTCTTATAAGCAAACCAACCACAGCTCCACATTCAATGCAGGACTAGCCCGTGGCCACCTGGGGACAGCCATCACACTCACCAAGTCACAGTGCAGCTCTAGGTTAAGGTCACCCTTGTTGGTGTGAAGCCTCACATAGCCCTTCTTCTTCACAAACTGGTAGCGCAGGACATCTTCATCAATGACAGCTGCAAACAAGTCCTGAGCTCTGCACTTGCCCTGCACCGGAGGTACCTCCTCCATTCAGGCCCCATGGCATGCCACAGAAGATCAGCACTAATGAGCCTCTCGAAAAGGGCACCCCAGCTCTGAGAAGAATGCAGGAGCCAATGCAGATGCGGAGGCAAGTAAGCAGGAAGCCCACTTGCTACCAAGGTGAGTTCTGTCCCAGTGAACAAGAGGTAGAGGCAGTTAGTACCTGCTTCATGTGTGGTCTCAGGTACCATGGCAGTAGAAGTGAAGGATGCACTGACCTTCCCTGTGGAGTAGTGGGCCTGCAAGAAAACCATGTGCTTACACCCTACCATCCCTCTCCTCAAATGTAGCCTCCCTGACCACCCAAAGGGATAGGGAGAGCCCAGCCCAAACTGACAGGTGGCAAAGATTACTGGTGGCCTAGGTGCCTAGGTGAGGCCTACTCTATAGGTTACAACAGACACTCAGGACGGGAAGAGCTAGCTGCCTGTCATACTCGCACTGCCTTCTCCCAGGATACCACTGTGCAGGCACTAGTAAGTTTATTtctgaaggtttttttgtttgtttgttttttgttttttccttttctttcttttctNNNNNNNNNNNNNNNNNNNNNNNNNNNNNNNNNNNNNNNNNNNNNNNNNNNNNNNNNNNNNNNNNNNNNNNNNNNNNNNNNNNNNNNNNNNNNNNNNNNNNNNNNNNNNNNNNNNNNNNNNNNNNNNNNNNNNNNNNNNNNNNNNNNNNNNNNNNNNNNNNNNNNNNNNNNNNNNNNNNNNNNNNNNNNNNNNNNNNNNNNNNNNNNNNNNNNNNNNNNNNNNNNNNNgaactcagaaatctgcctgcctctgcctcccaagtgctgggattaaaggtgtgcgccaccaccgccggctcttttttcttttttaaagatttatttattttatgtatatgagtacactgtagctgtacagatgttgtgagccttcacgtggttgttgggaatttaggtcttctgctcgctccggcccaaagatttatttattattataaataagtacactgtagctgtcttcagacgcaccagaagagggcatcagatctcattacaggtagttgtgaaccaccatgtggttgctggaatttgaactcaggaccttcagaagagcagtcagtgctcttacctgctaaactatctcaccagccctgtttttgttttttttctttctgtgcatCCTTGACTGTCCTAAAActaactctgtaggccaggctggccttgaactcagagacctctgcctcctcagcacttggattaaaagtatgtgccaccaacaccaggtttcttaaaaaaaataaataaaagagtatgTCACCGAGtagggtggctcacacctttagtcccagcacttgggaatcagaagCAGGtcatctatgtgagttcaaggctagtctcatctacaaagtaagttctaggaaagccagaaatacagagaaaccctgtcttgaaaaacaaaacatcacatgcatgtctggtgctcttaaaggtcagaag
This genomic window from Mastomys coucha isolate ucsf_1 unplaced genomic scaffold, UCSF_Mcou_1 pScaffold12, whole genome shotgun sequence contains:
- the Ppil2 gene encoding RING-type E3 ubiquitin-protein ligase PPIL2 isoform X2, which produces MRIIDPDEEKAKQDPSYYLKNTNAETRETLQELYKEFKGDEILAATMKPPEKKKVDQLNAAHYSTGKVSASFTSTAMVPETTHEAAVIDEDVLRYQFVKKKGYVRLHTNKGDLNLELHCDLTPKTCENFIRLCKKQYYDGTIFHRSIRNFVIQGGDPTGTGTGGESYWGKPFKDEFRPNLSHTGRGVLSMANSGPNTNKSQFFITFRSCAYLDKKHTIFGRVVGGFDTLTAMENVESDPKTDRPKEEVRICTTTVFVDPYEEADAQIAQERKKTQHQVDPEAKVKMNKPQPGNQGPQTYRQGVGKYINPAATKRAAEEEPSTSTAIPTAKKRPSRGFGDFSSW